Proteins from a genomic interval of Medicago truncatula cultivar Jemalong A17 chromosome 3, MtrunA17r5.0-ANR, whole genome shotgun sequence:
- the LOC25488499 gene encoding F-box/kelch-repeat protein At3g23880: protein MDSESNHQHDVVSSQSLVDETIVRTLTTLSLPTLPFDLIPEILSRLSFTKKHFQLSTASLVHTLTVSSDKYVLKSYPLDSVFTNVTTNPISELQFPLNVYFVGSCNGILCFFEEDCHKGFVRFQLWNPSIRKFKELLPLQQPHTHYLFLYGFSHDPITNNYKMVVVLRGHGNFVDNHEVKVHTLGTNCWKSIQNIPFGCVALQISGKFVSGTLNWLVAKEYDNKIQIFSLDLGSETYKEVLLPREVDASTLHSQLHSQLGVLRDCLCMVFGYDVWVMKEYKNKESWSKLFTISHIPDLPTYYGIIKVLHIFEDGQVLLDSTNGYTWKLIFYNSRDGTYKFTEFEFRCEVCVESLISPCF, encoded by the exons ATGGATAGCGAGAGCAACCACCAACACGACGTCGTTTCTTCTCAATCACTTGTTGATGAAACAATCGTCAGAACCCTAACAACACTGTCACTTCCCACTCTTCCTTTTGATCTCATTCCAGAAATCCTCTCTAGGCTATCG TTCACTAAGAAACACTTCCAACTATCAACTGCAAGCCTCGTCCACACCTTAACCGTCTCCTCGGATAAGTATGTTCTCAAGTCGTACCCACTCGACTCTGTTTTCACCAATGTTACCACTAACCCCATCTCCGAGCTCCAGTTTCCTTTAAATGTTTACTTTGTTGGCTCTTGCAATGGCATTCTCTGTTTCTTTGAAGAGGATTGTCACAAAGGCTTCGTTCGCTTTCAATTGTGGAATCCTTCCATTAGAAAATTCAAGGAATTGCTCCCTCTACAACAGCCACATACTCATTATTTGTTTCTGTATGGCTTCAGCCATGATCctattactaataattacaaGATGGTGGTTGTTTTACGAGGACATGGTAATTTTGTTGACAACCATGAAGTGAAGGTTCATACTTTGGGCACCAATTGTTGGAAAAGCATTCAAAATATCCCTTTTGGTTGCGTTGCTTTGCAAATTTCGGGAAAATTTGTTAGTGGCACGCTCAATTGGTTGGTTGCTAAAGAGTATGATAACAAGATCCAAATTTTTTCTCTAGATTTGGGAAGCGAAACTTATAAAGAAGTTTTGCTGCCTAGGGAGGTAGATGCATCTACTTTGCATTCGCAGTTGCATTCGCAGTTGGGTGTGTTGAGGGATTGTTTGTGCATGGTTTTTGGTTATGATGTTTGGGTTATGAAggaatataaaaataaagaatccTGGTCTAAATTGTTCACTATTTCTCACATACCTGATCTTCCTACATATTATGGCATTATCAAAGTACTACATATTTTTGAGGATGGCCAAGTGTTGTTAGATTCTACAAACGGATATACatggaaattgattttttataattctAGAGATGGTACTTATAAGTTTACTGAGTTTGAATTCAGATGTGAAGTCTGCGTTGAGAGTTTGATATCACCTTGTTTTTAA
- the LOC25488493 gene encoding F-box/kelch-repeat protein At3g23880, with translation MDQRDAVSSPSLTDETLAKALTSSLSLHAPPQLPTLPLDLISEILTRLPVKLLLQLRSVCKSWNSLISDSKFAMKHLRLSNTHLVHTSINSSNYVLKSYPLDSVFDDVTTNPIVQVEFPSDVSVYHVGSFNGILCLLSDFGDYMILRLWNPSIRKFKELPSLQKQQNHFRQDLIYGFGYDVITNAYNVVVGLRVRDTSAKFVDNHEVKVHTLGTNSWKTIQKFPFGCVPLQLLGKFVSGTINWLVYNEYHKEIQIVSLDLGNESYKEVLLPKEVDVSTLRWHLGVLRDCLCLVFGHDVWIMKEHGNKDSWTKLYSVSYMRDHLSSYATIEVLHIFEDGRVLLDSISTEECTKKLVFYNSRNGTTKFSEPKIMHDVCVESLISPCS, from the coding sequence ATGGACCAACGCGACGccgtttcttctccttcattgACTGATGAAACATTAGCCAAAGCCCTAACATCATCGTTGTCGCTTCACGCGCCACCACAACTTCCCACTCTTCCTTTGGATCTCATTTCAGAAATTCTAACTAGACTTCCAGTGAAGCTCCTCCTTCAACTCCGATCTGTCTGCAAGTCATGGAATTCTCTAATCTCCGATTCCAAGTTCGCCATGAAACACCTCCGTCTCTCAAATACGCACCTCGTCCACACCTCAATCAACTCAAGCAATTATGTTCTAAAGTCTTACCCACTCGACTCCGTTTTTGATGATGTAACCACCAACCCCATCGTGCAGGTAGAGTTTCCTTCCGACGTTTCTGTTTACCATGTTGGCTCATTCAATGGCATCCTATGTCTTTTAAGTGATTTTGGAGACTACATGATTCTTCGATTGTGGAACCCTTCCATTAGAAAATTTAAGGAATTGCCCTCTCTTCAAAAGCAACAAAATCATTTTCGTCAGGATTTAATCTATGGCTTCGGCTATGATGTTATTACTAATGCATACAATGTGGTGGTTGGTTTACGAGTACGTGATACGAGTGCTAAGTTTGTTGACAACCATGAAGTGAAGGTTCATACTTTGGGCACCAATTCTTGGAAAACCATTCAAAAATTTCCTTTTGGCTGTGTTCCTTTGCAACTTTTGGGAAAATTTGTGAGTGGCACGATCAATTGGTTGGTCTATAATGAATATCATAAAGAAATTCAGATTGTTTCTCTAGATTTGGGAAACGAGTCTTATAAAGAAGTTTTGCTGCCTAAGGAGGTAGATGTATCTACTTTGCGTTGGCACCTGGGTGTGTTGAGGGATTGTTTGTGCCTGGTTTTTGGTCATGATGTTTGGATTATGAAGGAACATGGAAATAAAGACTCTTGGACTAAATTGTATAGTGTTTCTTACATGCGAGATCATCTTTCATCTTATGCCACTATCGAAGTACTACATATTTTTGAGGATGGCCGTGTGTTGTTGGATTCTATTTCTACAGAGGAATGTACAAAGAAGTTGGTTTTTTACAATTCTAGAAATGGTACTACTAAGTTTAGTGAGCCGAAAATCATGCATGACGTATGCGTTGAGAGTTTGATATCGCCTTGTTCTTAA
- the LOC25488500 gene encoding F-box/kelch-repeat protein At3g23880, producing the protein MDSEGNLHNAVSSPISLTEETIARTLTTLSLSNYTRPQLPTLPLDLISEILCRLPVKLLLQFRCVCKSWNSLITDPIFAGQHLRLSTKLLVHTSTYSYLSHLPSMYVLKSYPLNSVFTDVTTNHITQHEFPSDRYVYFVGSFNGIICLATDYGGFVTVELWNPSIRKFKELPSLGKQQNPYQVLMMYGFGYDAIFNDYKVVVILKHTDNFVDSHELKVHTLGTNVWKSIQKFPFDYDVRQPSGNFMHGTINWLVSSKNKNPPLIVSLDLKNESCKEISLPAGYGVDAYKYLQLGVLRDSLCIVIGHDVWVMKEHGNQDSWTKLFTISCMRNFNKCHATFKVLHMFEDGQVLLKYRKRLTWKLMFYNSRNGTFKFTKVENMFEVCIESLISPCS; encoded by the coding sequence ATGGATAGCGAGGGCAACCTTCACAATGCCGTTTCTTCTCCAATTTCGCTGACTGAAGAAACAATCGCCAGAACCCTAACAACGTTATCATTGTCGAATTACACCAGACCGCAGCTTCCCACTCTTCCTTTGGATCTCATCTCAGAGATCCTCTGTAGACTCCCCGTGAAGCTTCTCCTTCAATTCCGGTGCGTTTGCAAGTCGTGGAATTCTCTTATCACTGATCCAATATTCGCTGGGCAACACCTCCGCCTCTCAACTAAGCTCCTCGTTCACACCTCAACATACTCCTATCTCTCCCATCTCCCATCCATGTATGTTCTAAAGTCTTATCCACTCAACTCCGTTTTCACCGATGTAACTACCAACCATATTACACAGCACGAGTTTCCTTCCGACCGTTATGTTTACTTTGTTGGCTCATTCAATGGCATCATATGTCTTGCAACTGATTATGGAGGCTTTGTAACTGTTGAATTGTGGAACCCTTCCATTAGAAAATTCAAGGAATTGCCCTCTCTTGGGAAGCAACAAAATCCTTATCAGGTTTTGATGATGTATGGCTTCGGCTATGATGCAATTTTTAATGATTACAAGGTAGTGGTTATTTTAAAACACACCGATAATTTTGTTGACAGCCATGAATTGAAGGTTCATACTTTGGGCACCAATGTTTGGAAAAGCATTCAGAAGTTCCCTTTTGATTATGATGTTCGGCAACCATCAGGAAACTTTATGCATGGTACTATTAATTGGTTGGtttcttctaaaaataaaaatccaccTTTAATTGTTTCTCTTGATCTGAAGAATGAGTCTTGCAAAGAAATTTCGCTGCCTGCTGGTTATGGAGTAGATGCTTATAAATATTTGCAGTTGGGTGTGTTGAGAGATTCTTTGTGCATTGTTATTGGTCATGATGTTTGGGTTATGAAGGAACATGGAAATCAAGACTCGTGGACTAAATTGTTCACTATTTCTTGCATGCGAAATTTTAATAAGTGTCATGCCACTTTCAAAGTACTACATATGTTTGAGGATGGCCAAGTGTTGTTGAAGTATAGAAAAAGATTGACATGGAAGTTGATGTTTTACAATTCTAGAAATGGTACTTTTAAGTTTACTAAGGTTGAAAACATGTTTGAGGTATGCATTGAGAGTTTGATATCACCTTGTTCTTAG